The genomic DNA AACACATAAGCAGGAAACGTGGATATTGCTCACATAGCAAATGAATGTTTATATACTGTATTAACTAATGCACTAAAACCTCAAGGACATGTGGACATGCCTAATTTGATCAAGCGGTTATCAAGACACCAATTTTATGAATATAATGTTAAATAACAGAAGCATATTGTGGAAGAAAGGACCTTCTAGTTGAGCAGTCACATAGTCATGCCTGCCGAAGATGCTTTGACCCTCTCTCCAATCTGCACACACAGGGAAATTAGTAATGAATAATAGAGTAATCATGTGAAAAAAGAACTTCATGATGCTCACGTCACTAAATTAGGTTCCTCATTGCAAATAACATATGTACTGGCAAAGACACCTATGCTGATGTACTCATGATCTGCACTgagaattgaaaaaaatattactaATTTTTCAGACTACACAGTACACACAAGTGCCAGAGATAACTGAGAACAAAGAAATCAAGTATTGAATGCAAATGGCAATCAAACTGACATTTCGAAAAAAACAAATAACCAGCGTGGGAGgggctcgggtacggaataggGTATTCCGTACCCTAGGTACCGAATAGCGgaggcatatatatatatatatatatatatatatatatatatatatatatatatatatatatatatatatatatatatatatatatataaaatatatatatatatatatatactgaGAACGTTTGTGACGTGCATTTACAGAAAACTGTCCGTCAACTTGCAAATCACCGGCCTTCTTCTCGATTACGGAGCTAGCTAATGAACGGCGAAGAAGTGTGAGATGAGGCGGCTATCACAACcgattttaaaataaaaccaaaTGCTACCTATACAGGATCTAGTTGCATACATATAgcgacatcattagtgaataacaatAACAGTATCACATAAAGGTATATAAATAattcatcttcaagtttattaaccATGTGAGGGtacaggccgctcttgaccgtgagcacgaccGATATACTAATTTTACACTCtatagaggttgtacactttcaccataagtcgcgtaaaagttcaagagaactttagacccaaccatgttgtgcaaaagtaggcacttatcacactaccgaggtgtgactgcaaagagacgctacgaggcctttacaaataTTCCCTAATACGTGATAACCCGTTAAGGTTTTGGTGTCTGGCGCACATAAACCTCTCTAATGGGCATAGTGTTTTAGCAAAGCTCACTTCCCAAGTGGACCGGGCTatacaacgactcagtcccccctcttgccctttcggtaagattaccccaactAGAGTCCCCCCTTGCCCTTTCAGTAAGATCACCccaactagagtctctaattaattagccaagaccgaGCCAgatagagtctctaattaattagtcaAGACCAGAGtcatatagttcttgtggttgcactatttttctaggtggtcgctccatgtccAATTAATACAtgcatggtattcttgtaaataagcaAGACAGAAGGATGGTTAGAAACTTTGAGATAAACTATTTGGATCACTAAAGCACACAAAACTATGCTTGAAAAGGAAAAGCTTGGTTAGATTCATGAAAGAAACAGGTCTGAGGTGGAACTGGAACTGGAAGAACTGGAAAGATCTAAAGCTTTACAGAACACTAGATCTTCAAAAGAGATACTGATCTAAAGCTAATAAAGAACGGCTATCAAACGATTTTCATTTATGAGAGCACAAAAAACTATAGACTAGGtttattttaattagaaaaccTTTACATTTCAGAAAGGAAATACCCTCAGTTCGAATTAATGCAAATTATACTTTATTTACAAAGATCGAGGTAAAAACCTATTCAAGTTTTATTTATAAATGTTCATGTATAAATTACACCAATTACTCACTTAACTTTAGAAAAGCTAATATTTTATGATTCAAGTCGGTTAAATGTTATTGAAAACATATTTCCGTTCATATTATTCAAGTTAATATTCATTTACATCATCAAAAATCATATAGGCGAGACGAGCGGCGTGACGTGTAACAATGTAGGCATGGTTCCATGCATGTTGGACGAAGCAACGGTGTGTGTGGTATTAGCATGATGAAGCACATAGAATTCCTGTTCTGACGAGAAGGCAAAGCAGAGCGCTATATGGTATTCGAGCTAATCGCGAACAAACTGGACATACCTTCAGTAGGATCTGTCCTTGTCCTCTGTGCTTGCTGAGCTCCGGCATGCAGATACAAAGAGATGAAGCAGTAGCACCAAGAGCACGAAGCCATGGAGACAAGAGCTCGGTTTCAACCTCAgctctctcctctctgctctAGCTTGGTTTGGTGGGGAGATATATTACACGATGACCCAGCATTTAGGAATGGACATTGTCTCAGCTGGGAAGGTATCAATGGGTGATATTGCTCCACCTCGAGTGTAGAGTGGGAGTGAACTTACACGTTCTAAAATATAAACTCTTGGTACGCCGCTGGAGAGGAGGCATCGCTGGAGTCGCACTTCGCTTGTTGGGCACGCATCACCCATCTGCTCTGTATGGGTCTCTTTGGCACAGCTCCTACCAGTAGCGCATTATATCTCATCGTAGCGCATGCCGGATCTGAAGACGAGGGAACAATTTTTTCTAGCTtcaccggctcctcctccatAACTATAGTGCAATGTAGCTCATCGTAGCATGTACCGGATCTGGAAGCGGGGGAGCAAATTTTTCCAGCTTCAccggctcctcctcttccttagTTCCTTTTTAGCTTCAACCTGGGTTTTGACTCCTCGCTACAGTACAGCACAACAGCGATACAAGTAGCGTGACAGAGGAGACAAGAGCCATGAGAGAGCGGTGCAAAGGGGTATGACCAAAGGGGTCATACGGGTGTCTTCCTCTATTTTCTTTGCGACGGGAAGAGGTAAACATACGGGTGGGGGCATCAAGCTAAGTGCACGAGATTGTGCTCAGAGAAAATCTTGCTGCTTCTTTTCGATCATAGATCGGGTTGGCATCGTCCTGTTGTTCTGTTGTAAATCATATATACAGATCCAGATAGACCAAACCCTCCAACATCATCATTTGGTCATGGACTCAAAAATCAAACCAAAACTTGACCCGAAAAAGAAAATCGATCTAAGCCGGGCGAAGCAACAATCGATCACAGCACATAACCTAACACAAAATATGTGTAAAAGCTGAATATATATCCTGAGAACGTTTGTGACGTGCATTTACAGAAAACCGTCCGTCAACTTGCAAATCACCGGCCTTCTTCTCGATGACGGAGCTAGCTAATGAACGGCGAAGAGGTGTGCGACGAGGCGCCCCTTGGGGCCAAGCTCGACTGCCCGCTCATATTGCTGCTCATGAAGCTGCTGGTGTTGCCTCCCTTGATCTGCCATTTGGTAATGTAACAACCATGTCTTTCTCTCACCTTCCCTTCTCTCCCTCTATATTTTAAAATATCCTACGCAGCATTAACATGGCTGACTTAGGTATTTCTTTAAAACAAGTATATTGGTGCCGTTTAACAGGTAGTCTTGTGCATTGCCCGGTAACCTTTGAGATGACTTTTTTTTCGAGAACAGGCAGGGAAGCTACGTATCTTTATATTAAGAAAAAAACTAATAGTTTTACGACGCGGACCaaccgggcacacgcacacggtcTGATTTCTTCGTTGTCAATTATACAAGTAAAGAAACAGCCAGAAGAACACATGAAAAAAACTAGGAAGCTAAGAGAGACCTAGGACTCCTACTGCAGCCGGCCATCCCAAGGAGGCCAGATGCTTAGCGCCGGCGTTGATCCAGAGCTGAGCCTCTTCAAGGATCACGCTTGACAATTGTGCTGCTGTTTTGGCTAGGTTTCTGCTTAAAAACTCTGTCATTTCTCTCTTTCCAGATTTTCCAGGAGATCAACATGAATGTGGAATCCATTccttttttcttgattttgttCATTCCCCGCCTCTTTTGTAGCCACCGATCTATTGCCGTCATGTCAGGACTTGGCGCTTGCCTTTGCAAGTTCAGCATTCTGCTAGCTGCTTGCCAGACCTCCTGTGTGTAACAACACCTAGCAAAAATGTAGTCAGCTGTCTCCAATTCTTGATCACAAAGTGCACATGCTGTGTGATCTTGCAACCCATGTCTTTGTCTCCTGTCTGCTGTCCACAATCTATCTCTGATGGCAAGCCACATGAAGAACTTCACTTTCAGTGGCGCCCATGTCTTCCAGATAGCGCTTGCTGCAGCAAAGTGCGTTGCCCCCTCGAAGAGCAATCGGTATGCGGACTTGGCTGTGTATATGCCCGAGGGATCCCATCTCCAAGAGATGATGTCCTCTATTCCCGGCCGGAGCTGAATCCCATGGATCGTGTGCCAAAGCTGCACATACTGTGTTAGAGCAGTCACTGTTAATCGTCCGGCAATATCGCGTATCCATTGCTTCTCCTGAAATGCTTCAGCAACTGTCCTCCTTTTCGTAGTCCTTGGCCTGATAAGCTTGCAAAAGATCAGGCGCAATGTCACAGGGTGATGACGCTCCATTCCATCTGTCCTTCCAGAAGAGCGCTAGATTGCCGTCCCCCAGTTGCACATCGATAGAAACGTGGAACATCTGCTGAAGTAAGGAGTCATCTCCAAACTCAATCTGCAGGTGTTTCCTTGGCCTGTTTGCATCAGTACATTGTAGCCACAACCATCTCAACCTTAGGGCATATGAAGCCATTCTTAGATCCTGTAGCCCCAGCCCTCCAAATTTCACCGGCCTGCAGACACCAGTCCAGGCAACAAGACATTGTCCACCATGAGCTCTATCCTTCCCTGCCCATAGGAAACCCCGACGGCGCTTGTCGATTTCCTGGAAGACCCAGTCTGGAATTTTCAGTGAGATGATGGTGTGGATGCAAATGGCACTCATGACAACCCTGACTGTTGTTAGTCTTCCAGCTTTATTCATCAGGGGTGCTCTCCAAGTCGGCATACTGCTGGTCACCTTGTCCACCAGTGGCTGGAGGTGTGCTTTCCTTAGGCGACCTGTCATCAGAGGTAGTCCAAGATACTGTATTGGAAACTCCGCTATCTTTGAGACGACCTAATAGATAACTGTAAAGCATGGCTTGTTgagatgccggtgggctagtaccttggtgatgagcgattgacaacacggtgtgcgtgtgacgtgtctcttggcaggtgtggttgcaggtgacaggtggagacgaggtacatgcggcgacgagtgaagaacGGGGATAGGATGCCATGCCGATGAACCGTGGGACGGTGAAGGGTGGATCAAGGCTCGCGTTCGAGGGACAGGCGATCGTGCGGTGTATGtctactgtacctggctacACGGCGAGAGGACGTCAAGGGAGGTTTTCGGATTACACCATAAAATCCggggttcgctggttgagccaTAAAGCCATGCATCGTACCGGGACGCTCGTGCGGCGAGCGTTGGCCGAAGATGGAAATTCCGGCGATCGCGATACGATTTCGGATGGTCGTGCGGCGACATCGCGAGGATCACATCACGGAGATGGAGGAATCGCGGACATCGCGGAATTTGTCATGGAGGACGTAACTGGAATTTACGCACCTACGTTAAatttatttagcgtagggggttatgtgtAAATAGGCCGTGCCACCCTAAGGATATAAATAcgtggcacctagggttgagaGAGTTGGAGCCCTTTTGCTACAGGCGGCGCTACAGTACTCGGCGCTACAGTAACTCGCGATTACTGTTCATCGCGATTATTGTTCATCGCGGTTACTGTTCACGCGCGGTACTGTTCATCGTCGCAGGTACTGTTCATCTCTCTCTAGTCTAGCCTAGGGTTTCAATCTAAGTGAGGGATTTTTATTGATCTCTCCAATTAAGAGAGGAAGGATGTTTGggcggaggctagatgcacttttgtaagCACATTACTTGTCTCAATTTTTCATATTAGTGAATTAATCTATGTGCTTGTGCGTCATGTTGTGCTGAGGTTAAGATTGATTTGATCCATCTAAAATCATGCTAGGGCATCTTATTAGAGCTTAATCTATTCTCGTCATTGTCTGATACAGTCTGCTTGTTCCTTTAATATCTCAAGATCCGAAAGTCCGATTGacatgattccagttgggttagttgcataattttgtatggatttttCTGTCAAATTTTTAGGTTGATCGGTCTTACGGATTTTCGTCCATATCTTTTTTATTAAGGAAACAGTAttctgtccagatttgaaaaacgtgatttaattaggttttgagaggaaggggaagtgttaaactttattttttgaacttgcgcccattcaccccccctctggtcgccgttTCGGTCCTTCACTTGTGTCTTTTACTTGTGTCATAAGtatagaaaaagaaatattgTGTGAGTTGCATGGAAATAACAAACTCGTATAATGATGAGAGCGTGTTTCAGGAGGGGAGATTCCCCCTGCTGGTCTGCATGGTCTGTTAAGTCTATGTATTCTTGGCTGTAGGCATTCATTCGTGGATAACTAAGGCCGGATGATTttatccttaatctaaaaaaataatgatgagaGCGTGGTTCTATAATCCTAAATTTTTACATTATGAGTTGGTTGTTTCACGAACAGTCACTTCCTTCTCTCCCCTTCACATCATCGAAAATCATATATGGGGAGACgagtggcgtggcgtggcgtgtaACAATGTAGGCATGGTTCCATGCATGTTGGACGAAGCAACGGTGTGTATGGTATTAGCATGATGAAGCACATAGAATTCCTGTTCTGACGAGAAGGCAAAGCAGAGCGCTACATGGTATTCGAGCTAATCGCGAACAAACTGGACATGCCTTCAGTAGGATCAGTCCTTGTCCTCTGTGCTTGCTGAGCTCCGGCATGCAGATACAAAGAGACGAAGCAGTAGCACCAAGAGCACGAAGTCATGGAGACAAGTGCTCGGTTTCAACctcatctctctcctctctgctccagCTTGGTTTGGTGGGAGATATATTACACGATGACCCAGCATTTAGGAATGGACATGGTCTCAGCTGGGAACGTTACAAGAAGCAACAGTTCTACAAAGTACACTAAAGTCACGAAGATGACGGATGGTGACCCTGTTAGAAGAGTCAGAGCGGTTGCAATCGTTGAGGCCTTACAGGTTTTTTGACCTATTCCTGACGCTTCAATATggaatatctttttttttccttagatGCACAATAGATCTATGCAACTGTCTTGAAGACGACTTGCTCATGGTTGGCATTATACATTTTTCAAAGATTTAGAGCAGCTAAGCACGGGCCGACAGTCAGATATCTAGCTCAAAGCATTCAAGATTGTGAGAGATGCATTTCCCAGAATGAGTTGTTTGCCATGGACAAACTGTAGGAATTCAGACCAGATCAAGATGGTAATTAAGGTCACCTGCTTTCGACATGGACATACAATAGTCGAGTAGTTCTAAATTTTGCCTGCCTACTTAGCTTTAGTGTGAAGTGCGAGAACAGTTTCATGCACGCATTGAAATCGCACCTAAAATTTcctcaaaaagaagaagaaaagttgAACAGAAAAGATCCACGCGAAGCGACCATCAAGCACAGCACATAACCTAACACGATATTATGTAGCATTTACACACAAAAAATGTACTAATAATTTTGCTACATCAAACATTCTAACGTGACGTAAATCTTGAAAACCATATATGCACATCCAAATAGACAAGAGCCTCCAACATCATCACCATTTGATTATGCATACAAAAATTGGACTGCATACGATTCAAAATGGAACAAAAAATTTGCCTAAAAAGAAAATTGGGCCGAAAAAGATCTACACGGAAGCAACAATCGGACACAGCACACCACCTAACACAATATATGTGCAAAAGCTGACAATCCCGAGACTGTTTGTAACGTGAATTTACAAGGAACAATCCGTCGATCGCTTGACCGAACTTGCTAGTCATCACCGGCCTTCTTCGATGACAGAGGTCAGGTATGGAGACGATGTGTCTGACGAGGCTGCCCTCCGTGCCAAGCTCGACTGCCCGCTGACATTGCTGCTCATGAAGCTACTTGTGTTGCCGCCCTTGATCTGCCACTCAGTGATGTAGCTGGGCTTGTTCACCACCTCACCCACCTCCACGTCTCCTGCCAGCATCGACACAGCCCGGGACATGGCCGGCCGCTGGTGGGGCGAGCCCTGGGTGCAGAGCAGGGCCACGTGGATCGCACGGAGCACCTCGTCACTGTTGAAATCAGCAAGCTTGGGGTCTATCATGTCCAGTGGGTGGTTTTCCTCGTACAGTTGCCAGACCTGAAATCATAGAGAGAAGATAAGCTGCCAGGTTGGAGTAGCTTGTCTTCTTCAGGCAAATTCACTAATTCGGATATATAATATGTCTGCCATGTTAGTCAAAAGAAGGAAATTAAAATGTGATCAACCTCTTGTACTGCAATAACATCCGTCATGCTGGCATGCTGAAATTTAGCACACTACTATATTCAAGTAGGATATAAACCTAAGTATAGCACAATTAGCATTTTATTTATAGTTTAGCAATTTTGCTGAAATTTAGCCCACTACTGTATTCAAGTAGTGTATAAACCTAAGCATAGTACTAGAATTTTGTTTACAGGTCAGCAAATTCACGCAATTTTTTCCTAACACAATGATGTGGCAAACAGTGATGTAATGAAGGCTTGTGAACTCCATTATAAATTCCTAGCATAAACTTTACAGACGATTTGACCAATAGTACGGAAACTAGAGTGCAACAATGCCTTGCCTCAAGTTTAGAGTTCAGAGTGAACTTACCCATTCTAAAATATAAACCTTATCTTCATCAAGTGTATTGTCAAAGTTTGGCCTTCCAGCTAAAGTCTCCAAAACAACCACGCCAAATGCAAACACATCAACTTTCTCCGTCATATGACCTCTCATGGCATACTCAGGTGCAAGATAACCACTTCACAGAATATTTACAAGAAGTTTTATATTAGCTCACATGTGAAAAATACTAACATAAAGGGGGAAAGATAGAAATGTACTTACAATGTACCAGCAACTTTTGTGCTGACATGTGTCTTCTTGTCATCATAAAGTTTGGCGAGCCCAAAATCAGAGATCTTAGGGTTAAGATTGGTGTCAAGTAAGACATTACTAGCCTTTATGTCCCGATGCACGACACGGATGGCAGACTCTTCATGGAGGTAGGCAAGACCTCTTGCAATGCCCAAGCATATCTCAAAGCGTGTTTGCCAGTCCAAGTTCAGTCTCCCACTACCTGCAAATAAGTGTTTATTTTTTAATGTCCATGTAACAAATgtgaacccccccccccccccacacacacacacacgcgcgcgcaaATACACACATTCATAGTTGCACTAATTGAATGAACTCGTACCAAACAGTGCTTTATCAAGGCTTCCATTCTCCAGGTACTCATAAACCAACAGCGGTTTATTGCCCTCAAGGCAGCAACCATACAACTTAACGAGATTCTTGTGTTGCACTCGAGAAATAGTTTCTATTTCAGTTGCAAATTCCTTTTTTCCCTGATTAGATGTTTCAGATAGCTGTTTCACAGCCACCACCCTTCCATCAGTTAATTTACCCTGCAAGAAGATGCCATTTTATCAACCATGTGCAGAAACTAGAAAATAAACTGGAAAACAATAGAAAAAAGGGAATGTAGTGGGGAATGACCCCACTGGTGTGTGTGTATTAATATTATATTAGTGAAAATAAATTAAAGGAGTTCACAGCACCCAAAATATTGTTGAGCTAACAAAGCTAGCTGATTTTCCATAACAAAACACACAGATGGGAACATCCTTTAGCTTTGCGCAACTTAGAAAAGCTACTTTTAGAAGGAAATTTGATGGCAGATTCATATCCTTGTGTACTTCTGATGGACTAACCTTATAAACTGATCCGTATCCCCCTTCGCCAAGAAGGTTATTTGAACTGAAATTTTCAGTAGCGGTCCTTAGTTCACCATAACTGAGTACGTTAGGTCTTCCAACAATACTGTACAGCTCTACAAACATAGCCAAAAGACGACTTCAGAAATATGGCCCTTATCTTGGTTAAGATTTAAGAATACATTGTGATACTTGATTATGGATGTACCTTGTTGCTCCAATGCTAGTTTCCTCCTTTTCTGCCTCCACATACAAAGTCCAGCAAGTGCTACTAGTACCAAAACTGCTGCACCAATCACAACTCCAACAACTATACCGGTTTTGTTACTACTATTCTTCTGTGCAGCGCTACGCACTGTAGGTTTGAAATCTGTCAGAAAGTGCACTTGTTAGAAAAATGTGATCTAACAGCTGAACCAGTACACTTTAACTTACCCTGTTTAGGAGTTTTTCAATATTTACTAGTTTTTGTTTGAAGAGAGCGAATTATGTATCCCAGGGTTCTAGCGCTCCCACAAACAAACACAACATGTTGTAATGTttcaaaaatctaaaaaaaatcatgtattTAGCACACATTAAATTAAATAAACCTGCAGAAATTCAATGTCAAATTCATTCTACATGTCAGGGAAAAATACAACTTGTGTTTTTTGAATCTTGTTATCAGAGATGAATTTAAAATTGGATTATCATAGTTTCACTAATGGGGATCAGAATCAGAACCCCTGGTAACAAATGAATTTCCTTTATCAGAAAGTGCGCATGAGAACATTCAGCAGAAATCAGAATGGATATGTACCACTAGACATAAGTATATGTGTATGCATTCCTTCAATCATAAGCATTTCTCAAAGTAGAAATTATATATGCATCTTTTTACCCCAAGAAAATTGTTTAAAAAGTATTAAAACAATGATTTGTAGCTAAGGGGAGTACTTGGAGTTGCACTCAAAGCTGAAATCGCAGGCCCATAGTAGCCTTGACTAGGGATGCAACAAGTGCCCTTGCCAGCCCAGAAAAGATGAATCTCAAGGAAGTTTCTGGTGACAGGAACAGTATACTGCTTCTTGACAGCAGTGTAAGATTTCCCGCCTGCTTCCTTTCTTATGTCAAAGTTCTGCTCCTTACGCTCACCCTGTACCAAAAGCAAGAAAAAAACAATTAGAAAATTTCAATCAGCCCATAAGCTAAAGACTCAAGTAAGTGTAAGTTATCAGAATGACTGGAACCTACCTGAACATAGATATCAAAAACCCTTTTACCTAAACTCTTCCAAGTCTGCATGTCTTCGAAGTCAAACTCTGCAAATTGAAGTGTGACTGTATAGTTTCCATTCTCAAGTCCAATGCCATAGTAGCGTAATGATGATGGAGACATCCTTGCTGTCTGGAACAGTTCTGAATCTAGAGTTTTCTGAAACTGGCGTGAGCTGTAGATTATGTAACTTCCATTTTGTGCATCCATGAACTTCCCAACATTGCTAACACCCCATGTTGGTGCTCCTGTAACATAATAGGAAGCAGGTCCCAGATCGGCGTTGTCAGTCTGATACATGGAATTATCTGAGCCTGATATAGATCTATTGCTCCCACAGTCCACAGCAAAGGAGGAAGCTGCAAGCATGTTAAATTATTTAATACTGATGTTATTTAGCGTATCCTTAAAGTGCAGAAGTGGAAGCTCACATTGTGGAGAGCCAAGAAAGCAGGGTGTGTCTCGCTGAAGGCATCCTAGCCCCGAAGGTAAGGCACTGAAGATGTCAAACATTGTCAATTTGAATCCAAAATATGAGCTGAGGCCTGAGAGAACATAAAAATTGTACTTGAAGACTTTAATGATCTATTTGAATACAAACTGACCTGTTATTGGAGTTGTTGATTACGAAATTGTTCGCCACCAAATTCCTATGTAGAATGAAACATGTGAAAAAAAGTTAGAAGGCACTATTGCGGAGAATCAAGAGAAACCAAAGCAGGGACAAAATTGATTCAGTTTTATAAGATAAGCAGTAAGGTAAAGTACACATCTGCTTGTTCAAAGATTTTAAATCATAGATGACGTcaaatgcaaaaaaaagaaaaaaaagaaaaaataaatatgatcTAGGTGCAGCAAAAGCAGCTTTTTAGATGTAGTCGATATTAAAAAATGCTAGTTTAATACAAGTGTATGATATTGGATtatctttaaaaaaatagtAATAGGGCTGAATTTTTGGTCAGTCAATCAAGCTTGCAAAACTCAGCACTTACAATTTCAAATTCGGACTAACCCAGGAGGGAAAGTTTCCTGATAGCTGGTTGTAGGAAAAGTCCCTGCACAAAAGAAAGCGTGTAAATGTTACAGATAATCGCCTTCCTGGTTTTACTTCACAAATGAAAGTGGACAAACATACAAGTTTTTAAGAGAAGTTCCTATAGAACTTGGAAGGCTTCCTGAAAGACTATTATTCCCGAGAAACCTGGGCAGACCAAATTTGCGCATTAGCAAGATTGATGATCATTGTCATCAGAACCTATAAATAAGTATCAGAAGAAAAGATAAACCATACAAGAAGCTGAGTAAATTCAGATTCAGCAGAGCTTGTGGTACTTGGCCAGTGATATTGTTAAAACTCAAATCCCTGTACCAGTAGAACGAATGAGACTAGGAGAGAAAGGGGTCATCAGACAATGCATAATCCATAGCAGTTCATTAAAGCATCTAGCAAAACATGCAGTTGACTGGAGTTTAGGAAGAAACAAAATGTCTTACAGTAGGGTTAATG from Setaria italica strain Yugu1 chromosome VII, Setaria_italica_v2.0, whole genome shotgun sequence includes the following:
- the LOC101753591 gene encoding probable LRR receptor-like serine/threonine-protein kinase At1g56130, which codes for MRRPGPSCSCRHGSAALPTLLLLLLLLLAASAQAQQARTRTDPVEAAAVNAVFAKLGQTASSAWNISGDPCTGAATDGTNMDTDPTFNPAIKCECSGQNNTVCHVTKLKIYALNAVGAIPAELQNLTRLTNLNLAQNYLTGPLPSFLGKLTAMQYMSLGINSLSGSVPKELGNLTNLVSLSFSSNNLNGSLPLELGNLVKLEQLYIDSAGLSGSLPSSLSSLTRMKILWASDNDFTGQIPDYIGNWANLTDLRFQGNSFQGPLPTTLSNLVELTSLRIGDIVNGSSSLAFISNMTSLSTLVLRNCRISDNLASVNFSQFATLTLLDLSFNNITGQVPQALLNLNLLSFLFLGNNSLSGSLPSSIGTSLKNLDFSYNQLSGNFPSWVSPNLKLNLVANNFVINNSNNSALPSGLGCLQRDTPCFLGSPQSSSFAVDCGSNRSISGSDNSMYQTDNADLGPASYYVTGAPTWGVSNVGKFMDAQNGSYIIYSSRQFQKTLDSELFQTARMSPSSLRYYGIGLENGNYTVTLQFAEFDFEDMQTWKSLGKRVFDIYVQGERKEQNFDIRKEAGGKSYTAVKKQYTVPVTRNFLEIHLFWAGKGTCCIPSQGYYGPAISALSATPNFKPTVRSAAQKNSSNKTGIVVGVVIGAAVLVLVALAGLCMWRQKRRKLALEQQELYSIVGRPNVLSYGELRTATENFSSNNLLGEGGYGSVYKGKLTDGRVVAVKQLSETSNQGKKEFATEIETISRVQHKNLVKLYGCCLEGNKPLLVYEYLENGSLDKALFGSGRLNLDWQTRFEICLGIARGLAYLHEESAIRVVHRDIKASNVLLDTNLNPKISDFGLAKLYDDKKTHVSTKVAGTFGYLAPEYAMRGHMTEKVDVFAFGVVVLETLAGRPNFDNTLDEDKVYILEWVWQLYEENHPLDMIDPKLADFNSDEVLRAIHVALLCTQGSPHQRPAMSRAVSMLAGDVEVGEVVNKPSYITEWQIKGGNTSSFMSSNVSGQSSLARRAASSDTSSPYLTSVIEEGR